The Pan paniscus chromosome 22, NHGRI_mPanPan1-v2.0_pri, whole genome shotgun sequence genome has a segment encoding these proteins:
- the S100B gene encoding protein S100-B yields the protein MSELEKAMVALIDVFHQYSGREGDKHKLKKSELKELINNELSHFLEEIKEQEVVDKVMETLDNDGDGECDFQEFMAFVAMVTTACHEFFEHE from the exons ATGTCTGAGCTGGAGAAGGCCATGGTGGCCCTCATCGACGTTTTCCACCAATATTCTGGAAGGGAGGGAGACAAGCACAAGCTGAAGAAATCCGAACTGAAGGAGCTCATCAACAATGAGCTTTCCCATTTCTTAGAG GAAATCAAAGAGCAGGAGGTTGTGGACAAAGTCATGGAAACACTGGACAATGATGGAGACGGCGAATGTGACTTCCAGGAATTTATGGCCTTTGTTGCCATGGTTACCACTGCCTGCCACGAGTTCTTTGAACATGAGTGA